The Amblyraja radiata isolate CabotCenter1 chromosome 1, sAmbRad1.1.pri, whole genome shotgun sequence genome contains a region encoding:
- the rpl17 gene encoding 60S ribosomal protein L17 — MVRYSLDPENPTKSCKARGSNLRVHFKNTRETAQTIKGMHIRKATKFLKDVVIKRQCVPFRRYNGGVGRCAQAKAWGWTQGRWPKKSAEFLLHMLKNAESNAELKGLDVDSLVIEHIQVNKAPKMRRRTYRAHGRINPYMSSPCHIEMILTEKEQIVPKPEEEVVQKKKVSQKKLKKQKLMARD, encoded by the exons ATGGTCCGGTACTCATTGGATCCCGAGAATCCCACTAAAT CATGCAAAGCAAGGGGTTCCAACTTGCGAGTACATTTTAAG AATACTCGTGAAACTGCTCAGACCATCAAAGGCATGCACATTCGCAAGGCAACCAAGTTCCTGAAGGACGTTGTAATCAAGAGGCAATGTGTTCCTTTCCGGCGCTACAATGGAGGAGTTGGCAGATGTGCTCAA GCTAAGGCATGGGGCTGGACACAAGGACGTTGGCCTAAAAAGAGTGCAGAGTTCCTACTGCATATGCTGAAGAatgcagagagcaatgctgaactaaag GGTCTGGATGTGGATTCCCTCGTGATTGAGCACATTCAAGTGAACAAAGCTCCTAAAATGCGCCGGCGGACATACCGTGCCCACGGTCGTATCAACCCATACATGAGTTCACCTTGCCACATAGAAATGATCCTCACTGAAAAGGAGCAAATTGTTCCAaaaccagaggaggaagttgttcAGAAGAAAAAG GTTTCTCAGAAGAAGCTGAAGAAGCAAAAGCTCATGGCACGGGATTAG